The following proteins come from a genomic window of Drosophila sulfurigaster albostrigata strain 15112-1811.04 chromosome X, ASM2355843v2, whole genome shotgun sequence:
- the LOC133847769 gene encoding signal transducer and activator of transcription B-like yields the protein MNININNNNYYINNNNHNSSNSNNNNHNNNQNNNNHRRHSNNSFYAATLLDAEPFCYETVMDGSHYKLPPSVLVATPPATMQHSQQHQLQLQLQLQQQQPPAAATVVGTAATATTIAATSNSNSTTTTTGTGTAAAAGGGGGGGGTTTTRTYLGMYKRWQQQQLQQQAQLQQQQQLLLLQQELL from the coding sequence atgaacatcaacatcaacaataacaattattatatcaacaataataatcacaatagtagcaacagtaacaacaacaaccacaacaacaaccaaaacaacaacaaccatcgCAGgcatagcaacaacagcttctATGCTGCCACTTTACTTGATGCCGAACCCTTTTGCTACGAGACTGTGATGGATGGCTCGCATTACAAGCTGCCGCCATCGGTGTTGGTTGCCACGCCGCCAGCCACAATGCAACACTCGCAACAgcatcagctgcagctgcagctgcagttgcaacaacaacagccaccagcagcagcaacagtcgtaggaactgcagcaacagccacgACGATAGCAgccacaagcaacagcaacagcacgacaacaacaactggaactggaacagcagcagcagctggaggaggaggaggaggaggaggaacaacaacaacacgcacCTATCTGGGCATGTACAAACgttggcagcaacagcagctgcagcaacaggcgcaactgcaacagcaacagcagctgttgttgctgcaacaggAGTTGCTGTAG